The DNA window AATTGgggttggttttttttttttggtgctgGGCTGGTTGTTTTTGGGGTCTTTTGCTTTGTTtgtggttgctgttgctgttggttttTGGATCACTTACGTGCATGTTTTGAAAATTCCTCAATTAATTCGTCGCGATCTCTATTCTTAGGTATATTGCCGACAAATAGCCGGTGATTGTTAAATGATATCGTAACACCAATCTTTTTGCCTGTCCGAATTTCAAAATCATTTAGCTGCAATTGTTTGAAAGttcacacaaaacaaaagaaaattttgaTTTGCTATGAAAAATTTGTAATTCATTGGTACTGCGATTTGATTTTGGATTGATTTGGTATCGGGCTTGTGGTTTCAAAGGTGGAAGAATGAGTGTTCGTGTTTGATAGTAATTCTCATGGGTGGGGGTAAAGTGTTGAATTCTATTATCTAAACTTTATAAACTTATTTTTCGGTATATTTTGTAAtgcgtgccaaaaaaaaatgaatttactCAAAAATAACGTTGTTCTTTAGCTAAATTCCAGTTGATTTGATGTGGATTATCGGTTGTCACTACCAGTACTAGTACTTACTATGCGAAATAATTACTTCGAAATTAACAAAAAGGGCAACTTTTTGGGCTCAGTGCAGCTAGAAAGTGAAATGCGACTCGATCTTACCTTAGAAATTTCATGGAAATATCGACTTTCTAGCTGGCAcacggcgtatacttaatatttatagtttCAAGAGCCTGCTTTCCTACGGTGTGATTATTATTACAGAACataatggaaataaaatttttgGAATGCATAATAATTtggtaaaaaatttaaaaatttgaatCTTTTTTTGGTTGGTTCTTTTTCGTAGGCAAGATTAATGACTGGAGATATTATGTAAATAagttaaaaagaaatattCTTATACGACAATTCAAGCTTGTAACGAATGGCAATGAGTCAAATGGGCGTGTCGCTGTATCTATGTGAGCATGTATAGTATCGGTGTCattgtgtgtatgtatgtatgaggcaacatatatgtatgattAAACTGAGAAATGCATCCGACGATGTTCGTGGATCGGTTTCTATCATGGGGGCGGTAGCGCATTTGAAAAGAGTGTCTCGATTTTTGATTCGGGGGAGAgcacttttcaatttttaattttcgggTTTCAGTTTTCCTTTCTGAAGTGTCGAGATGGCAATGGCGGATGTTTGGATGGTTGAGGTGGGGGTGAATAGTTGGGATGAGTTCAAAACAAAGGCTTATAAATTAAACggaacggaatataaaaaaaagaaaaccctACGACCCTTTCTACCTAGCCTAGTAAACTAATCTTGTTCCCTGCAATTAGCCAatgttttttgttggtttagccaattggatttttgtttacaatttaGTGCCGATTGCGGAGTGGCGGATAGCAGCTCCAGTGTTGGTAATTTAAAATACAGTTTTggttaattttgtttttgtcaatTTACCTGTAAGTTTACCAAATTCCTCTAAAATTTCATCTTTGCCCTTTGACTTGGGAATATTGCCTACGAAAAGGCGCAGATTCGGTAcgcttatatttatttttagacaCTTGCCGGGTTTTATTTCGTGATTATCGAGCTAAATTGTGGGAGGGAAGGTAAAACGATTCGTTTTAATACCAATTCAatgttaataataaataaataataaaatcataacaagtaaataattttgaactaAGGCAAATAAGGTAGATAAGAACAGGGGAAAGggttaaataataatatacgGATTTGTAAATCTTATCGTTTTCGTTACCAATTTTGAAGCGGGCCGCGTGGTCTGAATTTCGGTTGAGTGTCGGTTTGGAAATGTTAAAGGAAAAACATTTTGTTAGTGGTTAACTGGTTAGGGCAGGTGATATATGGAGGCAACGTATCTTTTGCCTCCCAATATCATGGTCTAGATTTTTGGTCATGCTCGTCTAAATAAAACCAGACAGTGAGATTTTATTGAACGTACGCTGCTTAGTTGTCTACAAAAGTTTATAGCTACATAGCTGGGCTTAGGACTAGAGAAAATTTAACTAAAAAGAAAGTAAAACAGATATAGAGACGATAAAGAGAGATAGACGGGGTAGGGGATTGTGTGATTTATCAGGGGGAGGCCAAATCTTATATTCGAAGAGGAGAGAACTCTTTTCAAACTTGCAATTTGAACGATTTGGGCGCTGGAGAGATTCGTTTGCGTAAATCAAGATTACAACACATTGGAGACGGGACATGCATTACATAAGTTACAGAAAGATCAAGTAGAGAGAGACAGCGAGAGAGTGAGACAGATAGCGTTGCCCATAGATCGAATTGTTTATAGCAAAGGCAGAGGTAAAGTAAGCATACGTTAAAAACTAAATGGAATTGCAGAATTTCTCATGGTCGGATCTAAAAGCGCCAAATCGGTTGTGATCAAATCGGTATTTTTTCGCTCTTGCTGTGGagaatttcaaatatttgaattttgcTTTGGCCGCATAACTGTTCCTACTTCATCTGATGTGTATAACACGATTGTAAATATGTGGATACAACACGTTAaatatggtatatatatagGATATTTGTATAGGTCGTAAGAGTTAGCAATACGTAAAAACATTGAAGCGGGGGTCCACTGATTTGGAGGTCAGGGTCGGATGGGGTGGGGTTTTCATTGGGGACTGGGTTCTCAGGTGGGCTGGGCTGGGCTGGACTGGTGGTTGGTGGTATGGATGATCTGTGGTTGGCTTAAATACCTGTCGCACTGCATTGACGGCCGCTTCGCGATTTGTGAATGTGACAAATGCATAACCACGATTTGTGCCCGTCATCGGGTCCATCATGAGGCGTAGGTCCCAGATTATGCCGCAGTTCTCGAAGAGCGGAATCAGTTCGTCCTCGTACATGTCCTTGGGTATCTTGCCGCAGAAAACCTCGCAACCGTTGCCTGGCACATTTCCCTCCCAGTGCGGTGGCGGTCCGCCGTATTTACGCTGACCTAAGCACGGTAGGTATAAGGAATAGTATTAGATATTAGTTTTTTAGTACTTGAAAATGTTTCTCACCTGTCGTCACATCTAATGTGTAGCCGGTGCGCTCGAGGATTTTCTTGATCTTGTCCTCGTCGGGACCTTTGACAGTTGCGGGCGCGGCCACGCCCTGTTGGCTGGCTCGACTCTTCTGGCGGTACGTCTTCATCACGCCGCATAGGTAGGCGGACTTGTTTGACACGTGCTCCAGGTTCGATTCCAGGAACTGTCCCAACACATTCAAGGCACCATCGACGGGAAACTCCTTGAGCGCATCCAGGGCGCGCTCGTCCAGCTCGGCGTGAGCCAACTTGCCAGTTTTGTAGATCTCATCCAGTTTGCCGGCGACCTAGGAGCATATGTTGCATGTGGCAAATGTTGGTGTTCGTGTCATGTGATGTCAGGTGTTTGAAGTACTCACCTTCTTGTCCAGACCGTATTCCAGCAGCTTGGGATAGTCCTCTGTACGCTCGCCATCGCCACGGTCATCGGCTTTCTGGTTAATGTCATCTAACAGTTCGCCATTACCTTCCGCCATTTCTGCAAGTGCAACGataataaaatgttataaatatatattgagtatttatacatatatattaatattcttTAAACTTATACATTCAAGTGAGCATCCACAAATTGTGCGACCTATAAAATCACCTTGTAGAGTTCAACGAACGCCACAAAATAGCCGCAAACAGCGACCGCTTCGAAAAAAATGGGTCGCGAGAATGTGCGAAATACGAAATTGGCAACTTACGCACCGTCGCACGCACTCGCGGAATGAGATAAATGGGGAGTGCGATAAAGCAGGGAGCTTGGAAGAGAGGAGAGCAGACAACAAAGCGAGCAAGTTCATTGACTCCAAACATATGCGAAACGCACAAATTCGCGATCCAATCCGGAAGAGCGCGCATCCGAGCACCGAAAAGTGCGTGCGAAAGGCAAGAGAAAGAGAAAGGCAAGCGAGAAGAGAAAGAGGGAGCCGCATGAAAACGTGTTGGCCAAAATGTAAACAATCGGAAAGAGGCGCGATTTGCGAATTGTGCGTGACGTGTTGCGTATACGCGATGTGTTCGGCCTGATGAACAAGAGCGATAAGCGTGACGTATTAGTTGCCATGGTAACAGCTGATGAATCTTTTTGCCGTGTTTGATGAAGCTACTGGACTTTAGCCTTGGATTAGTATTCGTAGTTTTATTGACTGAAAGTAGTAGTCTGCGTGAATCAGcctaatacatttatttatgatcCGTTCCGCGGCCAAATTCAGTTGAGTCGCGGAAACAAGAGCTGCTCGCTTtcgttgcaactgcagccgCAGCTGCACTCAGGCATTTATcataaatgaatatttatggcACACTCAtaatgaaaatgcaaatgttcCGCAGTTGTCAAGTGGCAAACGCTCACCTATACAAGCCGCAGCATAGAAAGCTACCTTAGCAGCCACACTATCAGCAAATGCTATTTTGATTCGCGTGTACACCTATacgcacatatgtatgtatatatgcacgtatgtacatacatatagaaagttgtgtgtgtttgacgttcaaacaaaaacgaagcaagctgcaaaaataaaaacgagagACCCCAACTAGCCGAGAGCGATAATTGCGTAACAtgtgcaaaaaacaaaacagcaaaATATCAGCTAGTTCTATCGTTCAAGAATGGGAGAGCGCCAAACCAGCGATAGAGCGCGATCCACAGAAATTATGGGCAAGCCCGAACATTTCTAAAATCTTTTCTGTTTGTTGCTGCTCTCTCCACTGGCATTCTGCGAAATTCGCTTCGTTTCGCCATGCGATTCGTTTTCGCTGACATTGAAATACTGCGCGATTGATATCGGGGGCAATTGGGGCTTTGGAGCGGCGAAATAGGCAAAATCGACGTGGAATACTCACTGCTGCAACTGGCAATTGGGCTGGGGGTCCTGAATGAAGACGGTGTTTTGAGGATCGTGCGGCTCAGAGCCTCGCCGCCCCCCTCATCCTTCTGGACTTTGGAGGCTTCCATCCGGGAAAGCATCGCGAAATGCAACAATACAACAATttaacaattttcaatttccttAGTCGACTTGGAATTTCGATTGCAAATGTGTatgaatttgtttgttttcgctttttcttttctatttttgAAGAAAAAACCAATAGTTCCGAAACGATTCGAAAGACGGCTAAAATTTTCACAACTGaatagaaataaaaatcattacGGAATGACTTTTGACAGTCGCCGAGTAGGGCCAACTACGTTTCGATATTTATTAAGGGTTACCGAACCGAGCCCACTTTGTAGAGGTGGCAATCCTGAAAATGGTGTGCTGCTAGTATTAAGACCACAAATTTATGACAACTGCAGTGGGGCCATCAGAATGCCATGTGCGCTATGACAACTATAACAATAAGCGGAACCAGTCAGCcagtaacaacaaaaacatatCCCATTATCTAGGCCCCTCCAacacataaatatgtatatatgcatgtatgcATGTGTGTATATCTAGGTTGTTGGGCGCGAAAACGCAGCGAGCTGTAAGTGAAAAGTGTTGGCGACAACCGCAGGGAAGCCCACAAAAGGGCAAACACCGGGGTAGCTGGCGATGCGGGAAAGGCGGGAAAATCAGGAAAAGCGCTTTATCGGGGCACAGCGAGGAAAtgaataataaacacatgggCAATGGATATTGAGCCGGTCGAAAGGAGTAGACAACAACGCAGGATATTCCATTAGGATTGCAGTGAAATATCGATAAAATGGGATCCTTATACGCAGTGTTGCCATGCTCGTGCTTCTATGGCATATTGGAAGTGcatactgaaaaaaaaaacaggatgACTGGCCACATTCCACAGCCAATTTAAGTCTT is part of the Drosophila sechellia strain sech25 chromosome 3R, ASM438219v1, whole genome shotgun sequence genome and encodes:
- the LOC6619216 gene encoding heterogeneous nuclear ribonucleoprotein R isoform X22, with translation MLSRMEASKVQKDEGGGEALSRTILKTPSSFRTPSPIASCSKMAEGNGELLDDINQKADDRGDGERTEDYPKLLEYGLDKKVAGKLDEIYKTGKLAHAELDERALDALKEFPVDGALNVLGQFLESNLEHVSNKSAYLCGVMKTYRQKSRASQQGVAAPATVKGPDEDKIKKILERTGYTLDVTTGQRKYGGPPPHWEGNVPGNGCEVFCGKIPKDMYEDELIPLFENCGIIWDLRLMMDPMTGTNRGYAFVTFTNREAAVNAVRQLNDFEIRTGKKIGVTISFNNHRLFVGNIPKNRDRDELIEEFSKHAPGLYEVIIYSSPDDKKKNRGFCFLEYESHKAASLAKRRLGTGRIKVWGCDIIVDWADPQEEPDEQTMSKVKVLYVRNLTQDVSEDKLKEQFEQYGKVERVKKIKDYAFIHFEDRDSAVEAMRGLNGKEIGASNIEVSLAKPPSDKKKKEEILRARERRMMQMMQARPGIVGNLSPTHPSIMSLTPMRPGARMPLRTPIPREYVVGKRKFDGGHQNPADVKRRYPSGLIGNGGSWGSLPLPQQPLGTNGEQWYMDTFSAWS
- the LOC6619216 gene encoding heterogeneous nuclear ribonucleoprotein R isoform X17, whose protein sequence is MLSRMEASKVQKDEGGGEALSRTILKTPSSFRTPSPIASCSKMAEGNGELLDDINQKADDRGDGERTEDYPKLLEYGLDKKVAGKLDEIYKTGKLAHAELDERALDALKEFPVDGALNVLGQFLESNLEHVSNKSAYLCGVMKTYRQKSRASQQGVAAPATVKGPDEDKIKKILERTGYTLDVTTGQRKYGGPPPHWEGNVPGNGCEVFCGKIPKDMYEDELIPLFENCGIIWDLRLMMDPMTGTNRGYAFVTFTNREAAVNAVRQLDNHEIKPGKCLKINISVPNLRLFVGNIPKSKGKDEILEEFGKLTAGLYEVIIYSSPDDKKKNRGFCFLEYESHKAASLAKRRLGTGRIKVWGCDIIVDWADPQEEPDEQTMSKVKVLYVRNLTQDVSEDKLKEQFEQYGKVERVKKIKDYAFIHFEDRDSAVEAMRGLNGKEIGASNIEVSLAKPPSDKKKKEEILRARERRMMQMMQARPGIVGFETLSPYRNLSPTHPSIMSLTPMRPGARMPLRTPIPREYGSWSWAWNHSTAWQSRWPTWQHQSSGGPNSATGGGSGSGGGTGGGGGSSAGGHRSGGAGSNRGGPWGGANASQRSWHPARQAATKFTSR
- the LOC6619216 gene encoding heterogeneous nuclear ribonucleoprotein R isoform X16; amino-acid sequence: MLSRMEASKVQKDEGGGEALSRTILKTPSSFRTPSPIASCSKMAEGNGELLDDINQKADDRGDGERTEDYPKLLEYGLDKKVAGKLDEIYKTGKLAHAELDERALDALKEFPVDGALNVLGQFLESNLEHVSNKSAYLCGVMKTYRQKSRASQQGVAAPATVKGPDEDKIKKILERTGYTLDVTTGQRKYGGPPPHWEGNVPGNGCEVFCGKIPKDMYEDELIPLFENCGIIWDLRLMMDPMTGTNRGYAFVTFTNREAAVNAVRQLDNHEIKPGKCLKINISVPNLRLFVGNIPKSKGKDEILEEFGKLTAGLYEVIIYSSPDDKKKNRGFCFLEYESHKAASLAKRRLGTGRIKVWGCDIIVDWADPQEEPDEQTMSKVKVLYVRNLTQDVSEDKLKEQFEQYGKVERVKKIKDYAFIHFEDRDSAVEAMRGLNGKEIGASNIEVSLAKPPSDKKKKEEILRARERRMMQMMQARPGIVGNLSPTHPSIMSLTPMRPGARMPLRTPIPREYGSWSWAWNHSTAWQSRWPTWQHQSSGGPNSATGGGSGSGGGTGGGGGSSAGGHRSGGAGSNRGGPWGGANASQRSWHPARQAATKFTSWSCIQDIYGG
- the LOC6619216 gene encoding heterogeneous nuclear ribonucleoprotein R isoform X20, which codes for MLSRMEASKVQKDEGGGEALSRTILKTPSSFRTPSPIASCSKMAEGNGELLDDINQKADDRGDGERTEDYPKLLEYGLDKKVAGKLDEIYKTGKLAHAELDERALDALKEFPVDGALNVLGQFLESNLEHVSNKSAYLCGVMKTYRQKSRASQQGVAAPATVKGPDEDKIKKILERTGYTLDVTTGQRKYGGPPPHWEGNVPGNGCEVFCGKIPKDMYEDELIPLFENCGIIWDLRLMMDPMTGTNRGYAFVTFTNREAAVNAVRQLDNHEIKPGKCLKINISVPNLRLFVGNIPKSKGKDEILEEFGKLTAGLYEVIIYSSPDDKKKNRGFCFLEYESHKAASLAKRRLGTGRIKVWGCDIIVDWADPQEEPDEQTMSKVKVLYVRNLTQDVSEDKLKEQFEQYGKVERVKKIKDYAFIHFEDRDSAVEAMRGLNGKEIGASNIEVSLAKPPSDKKKKEEILRARERRMMQMMQARPGIVGFETLSPYRNLSPTHPSIMSLTPMRPGARMPLRTPIPREYVGKRKFDGGHQNPADVKRRYPSGLIGNGGSWGSLPLPQQPLGTNGEQWYMDTFSAWS
- the LOC6619216 gene encoding heterogeneous nuclear ribonucleoprotein R isoform X19: MLSRMEASKVQKDEGGGEALSRTILKTPSSFRTPSPIASCSKMAEGNGELLDDINQKADDRGDGERTEDYPKLLEYGLDKKVAGKLDEIYKTGKLAHAELDERALDALKEFPVDGALNVLGQFLESNLEHVSNKSAYLCGVMKTYRQKSRASQQGVAAPATVKGPDEDKIKKILERTGYTLDVTTGQRKYGGPPPHWEGNVPGNGCEVFCGKIPKDMYEDELIPLFENCGIIWDLRLMMDPMTGTNRGYAFVTFTNREAAVNAVRQLDNHEIKPGKCLKINISVPNLRLFVGNIPKSKGKDEILEEFGKLTAGLYEVIIYSSPDDKKKNRGFCFLEYESHKAASLAKRRLGTGRIKVWGCDIIVDWADPQEEPDEQTMSKVKVLYVRNLTQDVSEDKLKEQFEQYGKVERVKKIKDYAFIHFEDRDSAVEAMRGLNGKEIGASNIEVSLAKPPSDKKKKEEILRARERRMMQMMQARPGIVGFETLSPYRNLSPTHPSIMSLTPMRPGARMPLRTPIPREYVVGKRKFDGGHQNPADVKRRYPSGLIGNGGSWGSLPLPQQPLGTNGEQWYMDTFSAWS
- the LOC6619216 gene encoding heterogeneous nuclear ribonucleoprotein R isoform X21, whose protein sequence is MLSRMEASKVQKDEGGGEALSRTILKTPSSFRTPSPIASCSKMAEGNGELLDDINQKADDRGDGERTEDYPKLLEYGLDKKVAGKLDEIYKTGKLAHAELDERALDALKEFPVDGALNVLGQFLESNLEHVSNKSAYLCGVMKTYRQKSRASQQGVAAPATVKGPDEDKIKKILERTGYTLDVTTGQRKYGGPPPHWEGNVPGNGCEVFCGKIPKDMYEDELIPLFENCGIIWDLRLMMDPMTGTNRGYAFVTFTNREAAVNAVRQLDNHEIKPGKCLKINISVPNLRLFVGNIPKSKGKDEILEEFGKLTAGLYEVIIYSSPDDKKKNRGFCFLEYESHKAASLAKRRLGTGRIKVWGCDIIVDWADPQEEPDEQTMSKVKVLYVRNLTQDVSEDKLKEQFEQYGKVERVKKIKDYAFIHFEDRDSAVEAMRGLNGKEIGASNIEVSLAKPPSDKKKKEEILRARERRMMQMMQARPGIVGNLSPTHPSIMSLTPMRPGARMPLRTPIPREYVVGKRKFDGGHQNPADVKRRYPSGLIGNGGSWGSLPLPQQPLGTNGEQWYMDTFSAWS
- the LOC6619216 gene encoding heterogeneous nuclear ribonucleoprotein R isoform X14 — its product is MLSRMEASKVQKDEGGGEALSRTILKTPSSFRTPSPIASCSKMAEGNGELLDDINQKADDRGDGERTEDYPKLLEYGLDKKVAGKLDEIYKTGKLAHAELDERALDALKEFPVDGALNVLGQFLESNLEHVSNKSAYLCGVMKTYRQKSRASQQGVAAPATVKGPDEDKIKKILERTGYTLDVTTGQRKYGGPPPHWEGNVPGNGCEVFCGKIPKDMYEDELIPLFENCGIIWDLRLMMDPMTGTNRGYAFVTFTNREAAVNAVRQLDNHEIKPGKCLKINISVPNLRLFVGNIPKSKGKDEILEEFGKLTAGLYEVIIYSSPDDKKKNRGFCFLEYESHKAASLAKRRLGTGRIKVWGCDIIVDWADPQEEPDEQTMSKVKVLYVRNLTQDVSEDKLKEQFEQYGKVERVKKIKDYAFIHFEDRDSAVEAMRGLNGKEIGASNIEVSLAKPPSDKKKKEEILRARERRMMQMMQARPGIVGFETLSPYRNLSPTHPSIMSLTPMRPGARMPLRTPIPREYGSWSWAWNHSTAWQSRWPTWQHQSSGGPNSATGGGSGSGGGTGGGGGSSAGGHRSGGAGSNRGGPWGGANASQRSWHPARQAATKFTSWSCIQDIYGG
- the LOC6619216 gene encoding heterogeneous nuclear ribonucleoprotein R isoform X15, coding for MLSRMEASKVQKDEGGGEALSRTILKTPSSFRTPSPIASCSKMAEGNGELLDDINQKADDRGDGERTEDYPKLLEYGLDKKVAGKLDEIYKTGKLAHAELDERALDALKEFPVDGALNVLGQFLESNLEHVSNKSAYLCGVMKTYRQKSRASQQGVAAPATVKGPDEDKIKKILERTGYTLDVTTGQRKYGGPPPHWEGNVPGNGCEVFCGKIPKDMYEDELIPLFENCGIIWDLRLMMDPMTGTNRGYAFVTFTNREAAVNAVRQLDNHEIKPGKCLKINISVPNLRLFVGNIPKSKGKDEILEEFGKLTAGLYEVIIYSSPDDKKKNRGFCFLEYESHKAASLAKRRLGTGRIKVWGCDIIVDWADPQEEPDEQTMSKVKVLYVRNLTQDVSEDKLKEQFEQYGKVERVKKIKDYAFIHFEDRDSAVEAMRGLNGKEIGASNIEVSLAKPPSDKKKKEEILRARERRMMQMMQARPGIVGFETLSPYRNLSPTHPSIMSLTPMRPGARMPLRTPIPREYGSWSWAWNHSTAWQSRWPTWQHQSSGGPNSATGGGSGSGGGTGGGGGSSAGGHRSGGAGSNRGGPWGGANASQRSWHPARQAATKFTSSR